AAACAAAGGAAAGCAGcatatatttattcaatgagGAAATTCTGTTATACACAATTACACACTAATCTATTAACAAATAAGTCATCTGAAGAATACAAATGTACAAAACGAATGCAAGCATGCAAGTATTTAAATTGTGAGGGATGAAATGTACAGTGAGATATCATATATGCAACCAAAATTGTTTTACAGAAATATGCTACTCACTGAGCAGTCATCATGAACACGCCATACAGTCTCGCCCAGAAGGTTCGCCACTGATAGGACAGTTAGCTGTGGAAAATAATTCTGTTCCGCCACTGGAATTGTATTCGTTATGATGACTTCTTGAAACAAGCCGCTTGACAACCTTTCTATAGCAGGAGGACTGCAAAGGCAAAAATGTTGCACGTGTGAAAATgctagaaatagaaaaaaactcTCATTCACTTATACAAATAGAAGAAACACAAAAGcaacaaaacaaaagagaaacTACACAACCCAGAAAGATCTGCATACTAGTGCCATTTAAAGCACATTTTCTACTGTtatcaaaggaaaaataaagaggGTTAGAATACAGTCACTGCGATCCCTAGCGAAACCACTCTCAAACACTCCTAACAAAGATTAAGTCTAGTATTCATAACTGCAGAAATACCAACTTtgcaacaacctttattttcacAATAGATGACAAATGTCTAAACAGATGCACATAAAGTTCGTCGTAAAAAATCATTTGAAATGCATAAACAGCACACAATGGCAAAAGGAAACAAAAACAGGTATGGGTCAAAAGAACTTGAGCCAGCTTATTTATTTTCCCTTGTTATATATGCCCAAAAAATGAACAGAGAACTCGATTAAAACTTCAAGGACCAATGATAATATTTGGCTGCAGTTGCACATTCACAAAAACTGTGACATGATTAATAGAACACAAAGATCGCTATACCTGAAAACAGCATGTGTACTGCATGCATAGACTTCTCTTGCCCCTTCTTGATGCAATAGTGCTGCACCTTTGGCAATGGTTCCTATAGAAATTCCAAATTTAGTCAGGGGGGGAAAAAAGGAGAGATAGATGATCAGAATTAGATAATCCTCCCATATTTCATCCAAGAGAAATTATTGAGCCAAACAATCAAGAATCTTAGAAGTTATATACAATCTCATGTCAAGCTCttgaaaataattataataaaggaATGGAGTGGTATATAATTTAAGCGGTTAGGTATAGAACTAGACGAGTAATTATTTTCATCTGTAATATgcattataaaattattgtgGTTGCCAAACAAGTTTGACAAAAACTCACCAGCTGTATCAATCATGTCATCTACCATCACGGCTACCTTTCCTTTTACATCACCTATCAAATTCATCACCTGCAAATGAATTTTACCAATCAGAATGCCTTAAAGGCGCTTCAGTTTAgcactatataaaaataagctTTAGCACGAACTTCCAAAGTAAAAAAAGTAGTCATCACTCAGATTAGGCAGTgtttcaaaacccaaaccagATTTAGCATACTAGCCATGAACTGGTCTTGTTAGAGGTTTGGGTTTTACTGCATAACCCTTTGGTAATAAAGGCTCTTGCACTTATTACCCGAACCATGTGTCATAAACCATCTCTCTCAGTTTTTATGTTATTGGGTAGAGGCATATGAATGACTatatatccaaatataaaaaaataaagaaacaaaaaaaaaattaagagaaagttATAAATTATCTATATATCTATTCCATTTCTTTCTATCAATAATCATAATATCATATCTTGAGTAACTAAGCTGGAGCTTAACTGTTTTGATTGAGACATCTACATTCTAGAATCAAGAAGAGTACGGGATCACACCTCAGCAACATTATGCCCATGTCGCCTTTTATCAACAATAGCTAAAGGAGCATCAGATAATTTTTTGGCAAAAGCACGTGCTCTAGCAACACCACCAACATCAGGCGAGACAACTACCAAATCATCTGAACAAATAGTCTTGCTGGCAAGGTAATCAAGTATAACTGGCTGAATATGTCACAAAACAACATATGATTAATCAATGAacgaaaatatataaaaaccaCTAGGCAACAcatataagtaaataaataaataaaacacaaacTAAAAATATCATTAGCATTAGCATATCTCAAATATACATACTGAATGACAGGTAGAGACTAcatcatatatctttttatagAATTGTCTCACTTCAATAAGCGTACTAGATATAATTCAATAACATCATTTTACCAATCCTAACTATTAATAAACTCATCTCCTGAACCACATAATCATAGACCTCAATGATTGTAATATAAAAATAGTGAAATAGGCATGTCGCTAGAAGGTTTCGATTTCATTAGATTTGAAATGTAACTTTACAAGAAAGTAGCAAATTATTTACCGGCCACAACTTATTAGATATATATAGCACTTTCACGGGCACATtaatattaaaagaataaaaaaatttcatcctTCCATGCTAGTCTATGATAATGACATGACCCAAATAATATACTCTAATTACCTGTCCATACACATGATCAACTGGAATATCAAAATAGCCCATGGCCTGCCCAGAATGGAGATCGCAAGCGAGAACACGGTTTGCACCTGCTTCAGTAATTAAATTTGCTACAAGCTTGGCTGCAATGGATTCACGCCCTTGTGTCTGGAAGAGTAGTTTAAGATCATGTAACTAAACTGGACTTGGATAAAGAATATTTTAGCTACTTTCATCAACTTGAACTGTGACATAACATTTCTATAGCAATGTATGAGAAGTGCTAGGTAATAAATTTAGAACTTTAAGAATTTATGACTTCAGCAGCTGCTCTTTGGCAGTTGCAAGTAGATATTTCTGTCCGTAATTTTAGCATATTTTCCCTCATTTTCAGGTGGATATTGTTGTCAGTACATATGTTGTGTATTTTCATATCCACAGATTCATACTCCAAAAGAAAAATGTATACACTTTGAACTATATCCTATCAAGTCAAAGAAACTAACCAAGGGAGAGGTGTAAATAAGATAACTAGCTCCAACAAATATTGCAGCAGCCCACATTCATGAGAAAATAGCTTTAGACATGATTATGTACTATGCAAGATTTTCTAATACTATATATCCTAGTTATTGAAACATTTTGGTGCCAAAATGTATTGGGCACTACTGGTCATATATCCTTCCAACATATACTGAACCCAATTTGCACGAAACACCAACAAAGTAGGGGAACAACAAAGAGTACACACTTTCATCACAGTTGAAAAAATAATGCATATATCTTATGTATTtacagaattaaaataaaagctGAAAGCTGACCTTTCTATCAGCTCTAGCATATCCAAAATATGGAATGACTGCAGTAATATTTTTGGCTGAAGCTCTCCTGCAGGCATCAATCATTATGAGTAGCTCCATAAGATTCTCATTGGCGGGTGGACATGTGGGCTGTACAAGAAACACATCACACCCTCTGACACTCTCTTGCAGCTGAACATATATCTCACCATCAGCAAAACGCTTAATCTTAATTTTCCCCAGCTGCAGCCCCAAGTAGCACGCAATTTCctagacaaataaataaatcacatcAGACTTCATGTTAATAAATACTTCTACAGTAGAataagcaaagaaaaaaaaataacaataaagccttgtcccactaggtggggtcggctacatgaattaAACGACGCCATTGAGctctatcatgtatcatgtctatagAGAGACACATTTATATGTAGATCTCATTTGACcgcctcatggatggtcttcttaggtcttcctttgcttttcaaaattaatgcGATACATATTGGCTATAGAAGATGAGGCTGTATATTATTtcaatagaaataaataaagagaTAAAGGATCAATGTAACTTCGCATACACCAATTCACATATATAGGACTCAATTCGCATACCCTAAACCTTAATCCAATCTTGCATAAACAACCTGAACCACTCTCCACTCTTTGTCTCGTATCAGCTCCCGGCTTTCAACTCTCGATATTTTCAGTGTTTACTCAATAATAAGATAGGACATGTTCTTGATTTGTTATACATATACTAACCTCCCTAGAGAGATGTCAACATCATGTATATAAACAAGGTCAATGTcacattttacaaaatacaagtCTGGCAACCATAAAGTTCAGGAGAGACTAGACTAGAATGTAGTATGATTTTACAAATGGAATACTTTGCATAATATTAGTCATAAGAATAATTTTCTCTAGTAATCCTCTATATCTATATCTATACAAGTACAAAGGGAATTTTCCCATGGCTAACTTTTGTATTCCAAAATTGGCACTCTTTTCAAcctaatataattcaaaaaaaataagcaGCTAAATCTACAAAAAGAACCCAAATTTCTTTGCAAATTAATGCACGGAAGTGTTCTGCAAATTGAAAGGGTTACCTGAGCAAGAGCAGGATTTGCAGTACCGGAGAATATTCTGAGACGGGTATCATTCTTGTTGACCAAATCCTGCACGCGCGTGTTGGGCGCTACAAGAAAACTCGGAATGGCGGTTCCGCTGCCGCCAATAAGCATCTCAGTTTGATTGGTTGCTCTGCCATTATCGAACTTCAACGGCTCTATGAGCTTGCACCTCTGCAACCACCAAactaatcaatcaacaacaactttcatttttctttgcaCAAAATCAAGAATGAATTAGGTCAGTGAGTTGTTGACTTACGACGGCGTTTTGGTGAGAGAATCGAGGGAGAGGATTGATTGGAGCGGAACGACGACGTGGCGAGGGAAGAGTGAAGGCGGAGGAAGAAGCAGAGTGGGAGTGGAGTAGAGTAGACATCGCGACACGAAGCCTGTGTTTCCAGTGACCGGTGAATTCGGATTAGTTCAAGGAAAATCCAATGGACATTTTcggaattttattaaaaatttggatAAGATATAAATTGATATAATAAACAAATACTTAAACCCAAAATGGTCCTGAGATTGACGTCATGTACTAAAATCGTCCTGAAATTAAGAAAAGTGCACTATATTAATCCCGGACCCATTTTCCCTTAATGACATAATGACATGATTGGATGACGTGGACGGTAAATGACACGTGTCATTCCATTATTTGGTCACGTATAATGATATGATGATGTGTGATCAGTGACACATGGCATGTTGACATAGATGGTTGTGTCACATGTCACAATGTTATTTGGCTACGTGTTCGTTTGTACTACGTGTCGCAACAGTATTCGTCAACGTGTCATTTATTATGTCATCATTGTAGATGCACCAAATTAATCCTTCACTTTGtattaagtgactcattttagtccttgatattgaatgtcgtgcaccaaactagtcctttcaccaatttttctcatttttgtaAAATCTTCTTGTCTCGGATCTTTTTTGTCGTTGTTACTTGTTAGGACTGTCTACcactttcttcttttcattttgttatttttctacttTAGCAGtctttttcacaattttttttcgGTCGGACTAGCTCTTTAAGCACAGATTGCTCCTCTCTTAACTTAACCAGCCCGTATAACACGTGCATAATTAGTAAAATTCATTTATTatagatagaaaataaaatcttGAAAAGTGGACAATGTAAGTACCcataacttttttttctcttactaATTACtcaaaaattttgtcttttgtcTAATAAGaaaactaaggtggttgaggttctctctcaaaataaaataatccatATTTTTGTTTATCGAAGCATAAAATCTAAATCCAATGAATCACATTTAGATTATAATCAAACATATGCATAGTAATAATCAAACACAACTATATATTATTAGCTGAAATCAAACATACCTAAAGCACATATATACAGCCATTCAAATTCGAGACTACTCCTTGTTTGAAGTTGAAAACACCATTAATAAGGTCATCAACAATACACTTAATCCAATTGTACTTCTTTGGATTGTCGACATCAATTACAAATGGGAAAATATATTGGGGTGAGAAGATGAAACTTCGAAGGATTATAGGCATGTGCAaagatcaaaatcaaatcatggTTTAAATTCTCTATAGAAAAATCCAAGAGGGGTCCAAACTCCATTGACCCCTTTGTGTTGCATATCATACAAGTAGTATGAAGAAAGTGTGGCCAACAAGTTTGACGCGCATCTCATGTCAACATAATACTACAttgatgaaaataaattttgacaacATAGTAAACAAGATAATCAAAATATAGATGCCAAATAAATAACACAACGAAATGCAAAATACTTTTCTCCACTCCATCCCCTTTGATGTGTTTTTGTACAcaattttcctttcttttctataGTGTCCCTATTTTTTGGTTCTCTTTGTACTCATTTTGGTGTAATCTTCTTTCGCATTTTTTAAAACTAGCAAATTAGATaaccaaaatcaaataaaaaggttaaaacTCATACAATAATCAAATATCAAGTATGCTATAATCAAACATGATGTAATATCATGTTTTAAAACCCGGGCAGAATCAAACAGACTCCAAATCATATCACAAAAATTTAGTTataatcaaacatgcaaaaggTAACATCAACTTTGCTATAATCAAACAGGCTGTAATATCATGTTTTAAATACTGAGCATAATCAAATTCATTCAATATAATAATCAAACAGACTCTAACTCATATCACaaaaaattcaattacaatcaattaaaaataaaattaaaaaaatgagattcCAACTCATATCACAAACAGACTCCAACTCATTTTTTCCCtcttatgaaaattaaaaaaaaaaaagagaatgctGCAACATTCTCAGAAACTGATCTTTAGTTCTACTTCAACATCCGTCTCTCAAAAAGTAAACTTCATTTGCATTGAAAATTTTAGAGAACTAGAACATACAAAGCTATAAGCTAAGTTGAAATTTCTCGAGTAGAAtacaaaaaccaaaaacaaatcAAGATAATACAGAAAGTAAACTCTACATGCTTTAAACATTTAGAGAACTAGAACACACAAAGCTATCAGTTAAGTTGAAATGTGTTGAGTAGAATTCGAAAAAAATCAAGATAACGCTACAAGAATTAATCATCCGTTCCTACTCATTATCATTTAATCAAGCTAAAGAAGCTCAAAACGAAGAATCAAATGCACATAATTACCGAATTATTTTGAGGTTTAGTTTTCTAAAGTAAATCCACTTACCTCATAGAAGAGTAAAAATAAGCTACGATCGAAGTCCGAAAACAAGTGAAGAAGTGCTCCGTAACATTATCGAAGAAGGATTCACCGAGGTTGAACAAGTCTTGTGGTTAAATATTCAACGAATCAAAAATCGGTAACTCAgtaaagaagaggaggaggagattcGTGCGCAAGAGGAAGAAGGAGGATGGGTTTTTCGTGCGAGAGAGGGAGAAGGAGGAGGGGTTTTGGGCGCGTAATTGAAATTGAGAAGAGGAGCGTGCAGCGCGTGTTGACTTAAGTAAAAGTGGgctttgatttttaatttttaaattttgtattcaTATACATATTTGTATACAGTGATTGAAAATAATGGCTAAAAGTAATGTGCATGTAGCAcaattgttttttaaattaatctccaaaaagaatttttagttaaattcGTCTCTCAATGATTTTAAGTTACTCATGTTAGTCATTTCATCACTTTCATTGCTAGTACTGTTAAAATTTGCTAATGTGACACGTGAAGTGATACTACAACAGACACTTGGTAATTCTAATTGATGactaatatgattaatttataaaat
This sequence is a window from Arachis duranensis cultivar V14167 chromosome 2, aradu.V14167.gnm2.J7QH, whole genome shotgun sequence. Protein-coding genes within it:
- the LOC107472664 gene encoding ribose-phosphate pyrophosphokinase 1 isoform X2 translates to MSTLLHSHSASSSAFTLPSPRRRSAPINPLPRFSHQNAVRCKLIEPLKFDNGRATNQTEMLIGGSGTAIPSFLVAPNTRVQDLVNKNDTRLRIFSGTANPALAQEIACYLGLQLGKIKIKRFADGEIYVQLQESVRGCDVFLVQPTCPPANENLMELLIMIDACRRASAKNITAVIPYFGYARADRKTQGRESIAAKLVANLITEAGANRVLACDLHSGQAMGYFDIPVDHVYGQPVILDYLASKTICSDDLVVVSPDVGGVARARAFAKKLSDAPLAIVDKRRHGHNVAEVMNLIGDVKGKVAVMVDDMIDTAGTIAKGAALLHQEGAREVYACSTHAVFSPPAIERLSSGLFQEVIITNTIPVAEQNYFPQLTVLSVANLLGETVWRVHDDCSVSSIFL
- the LOC107472664 gene encoding ribose-phosphate pyrophosphokinase 1 isoform X1 gives rise to the protein MSTLLHSHSASSSAFTLPSPRRRSAPINPLPRFSHQNAVRCKLIEPLKFDNGRATNQTEMLIGGSGTAIPSFLVAPNTRVQDLVNKNDTRLRIFSGTANPALAQEIACYLGLQLGKIKIKRFADGEIYVQLQESVRGCDVFLVQPTCPPANENLMELLIMIDACRRASAKNITAVIPYFGYARADRKTQGRESIAAKLVANLITEAGANRVLACDLHSGQAMGYFDIPVDHVYGQPVILDYLASKTICSDDLVVVSPDVGGVARARAFAKKLSDAPLAIVDKRRHGHNVAEVMNLIGDVKGKVAVMVDDMIDTAGTIAKGAALLHQEGAREVYACSTHAVFSPPAIERLSSGLFQEVIITNTIPVAEQNYFPQLTVLSVANLLGETVWRVHDDCSGGIEPYSSLGID